A region of Natribaculum luteum DNA encodes the following proteins:
- a CDS encoding copper resistance protein CopD gives MVDIVVARITHLVFAAIWAGSVFYVALVVLPLARDGVFNSTKPLEVVSSKLTTISRVSAAVLFLTGGHLAGRLYTIGGEGQGLFTSINGQLVLLMVVLWLALAGLVEIGAKRFESGLNGKKLREPARDALPVFRVAAVVAVGLLVVGGLITTGAFVQFL, from the coding sequence ATGGTCGATATCGTCGTTGCCCGAATCACCCACCTGGTGTTCGCCGCCATCTGGGCCGGGAGCGTCTTCTACGTCGCGCTCGTCGTCTTGCCGCTGGCCCGGGATGGTGTGTTCAACTCGACGAAGCCACTCGAGGTCGTCTCCAGCAAACTCACCACCATTTCGCGGGTGAGCGCCGCCGTCCTCTTTCTCACTGGCGGCCATCTCGCGGGGAGGCTGTACACGATCGGCGGCGAGGGACAGGGACTGTTCACGTCGATCAACGGCCAGCTCGTGCTCCTGATGGTCGTCCTCTGGCTCGCGCTTGCCGGCCTCGTCGAGATCGGCGCGAAGCGCTTCGAGTCCGGCCTCAACGGGAAAAAGCTCCGGGAGCCGGCTCGAGACGCACTTCCGGTGTTCCGCGTCGCGGCGGTCGTCGCGGTCGGGCTGCTCGTCGTCGGCGGCCTGATTACGACGGGTGCGTTCGTTCAGTTTCTCTGA
- a CDS encoding deoxyuridine 5'-triphosphate nucleotidohydrolase, producing MYRSGTFVADHVSPVIDEQVQPNGVDLTLDVVFEQREPGRITTDGKEIGDRVARPLEELEQKTPETYYLPTGGYVVRYCERIEIPEGHVGFVYPRSSLMRNSCMLNTAVWDAGYEGRGEGLLQVHHDVELERGARIAQLVFAEADHDDVYDGSYQGENL from the coding sequence ATGTATCGCTCCGGCACCTTCGTCGCCGACCACGTCTCGCCGGTGATCGACGAGCAGGTCCAGCCCAACGGCGTCGACCTCACGCTCGACGTCGTCTTCGAACAGCGCGAACCCGGCCGTATCACCACCGACGGGAAGGAAATCGGTGACCGGGTGGCACGTCCGCTCGAGGAACTCGAGCAGAAGACGCCCGAGACGTACTACCTGCCGACGGGCGGGTACGTCGTCCGCTACTGCGAACGGATCGAGATCCCCGAGGGACACGTCGGGTTCGTCTATCCGCGGTCGTCGCTCATGCGCAACTCCTGTATGCTCAACACCGCGGTGTGGGACGCCGGCTACGAGGGCCGTGGTGAGGGTCTCCTGCAGGTCCACCACGACGTCGAACTCGAGCGTGGCGCACGGATCGCCCAGCTCGTGTTCGCCGAGGCCGACCACGACGACGTCTACGACGGCAGCTACCAGGGCGAGAACCTGTAG
- a CDS encoding metal-dependent hydrolase, translating to MMATTHVFAGLAIVAPLVHVAPEFAVPLAAGAIAGGLFPDFDLAFEHRRTLHFPVYGSVLAVPSAIGAALVPSGLTVGFAAFAVAAWLHAASDALGNGPEFDPWTDARENAVYNHFAGRWMQARRYVRYDGAPEDFALGLALAVPPLVVFDGRVRVVVAAALVPAFAYTLFRRQIANLAPAWLE from the coding sequence ATGATGGCGACGACGCACGTGTTCGCGGGACTCGCGATCGTCGCACCACTGGTACACGTCGCACCCGAGTTCGCGGTTCCCCTCGCAGCCGGTGCGATCGCGGGCGGGCTGTTCCCCGACTTCGATCTCGCGTTCGAACACCGGCGGACGCTGCACTTTCCCGTCTACGGCAGCGTACTCGCCGTTCCGTCGGCGATCGGTGCCGCGCTCGTTCCCTCGGGTCTCACCGTCGGGTTCGCGGCGTTCGCCGTCGCCGCCTGGCTCCACGCCGCGAGCGACGCCCTCGGGAACGGTCCGGAGTTCGATCCCTGGACGGACGCCCGTGAGAACGCGGTCTACAACCACTTCGCCGGGCGGTGGATGCAGGCCAGACGGTACGTCCGCTACGACGGAGCGCCCGAAGACTTCGCGCTCGGACTCGCACTCGCGGTGCCCCCGCTGGTCGTCTTCGACGGGCGGGTCAGAGTCGTCGTCGCCGCCGCCCTCGTTCCGGCCTTCGCATACACGCTATTTCGCCGACAGATCGCTAACCTTGCGCCGGCGTGGCTCGAGTGA